The following nucleotide sequence is from Zea mays cultivar B73 chromosome 1, Zm-B73-REFERENCE-NAM-5.0, whole genome shotgun sequence.
TTTATTCTGCTACAGTTTCCAGAtactattttttatctaacccacacaTACAGATCCCatccttgctggtatgatgacatccgaattgagtaagccaggcttgcagttcggGACCCCTATCCTGATATAGGGGGTCCGACAACCTgcgggtccggttctagagaatgggcgcttGTTTCCTGGGGTgatccggagctgtgtagccgcttagcctggtcccgtaccctaagcctgcacctccaccactcttcaacgggtgccctagtatttggagttgTGACCTTTTAGGTCCGGACATGAGGCTTGGCTTCACAGACtcaatcctgcaggtcctgttgcatgaatcaaaggatggctgataccagacgatgggtcctatgggtgtgctactaacacttcctagtcgaagctgtgtacaggtccaggtcccagtcgaggctacctcctagAGGTCGTTGCCAACTCTTACTTAGGTacactggtatccagcctcgacacgttgagcctacatcccagggggccaagtactagggaggagttggtaacgccacacacaataaggacaaatagcatacagataagtgCTGATACTGCtcaataaatagtactcaaaggtATCTTACAAAGACCAAAAAATATTACAAAGTCGCTTCCCAGCGGGACCCTTGCCTTCTCTCTACAGATCTAGCTACTCATCATCAGCAGGATCCCGCTGGAAACGTTCGGCCACCAGTTCCATGACATCTTGTACAGTCAcccgggcggcgtcttcagtgtcggccaccggaccagcgatcaccggctccaaggagatGGGCGGGTCATGGCTCTGGAAGCACGTCAGGATGTACTCGATCACCGCCCGGCAGAACCTGTCGCCCTCGGCCTCCAGGCGGGCGCCAAGAGTCTGGTCtaggcgtcggaggtggtcggcggCGAAGTCTAGCATCGGGATCGCGTCGGAGATAAACGTCGGCAGCTCCGACACCGGGATGGGACTCATCCCGAGCGGCACCAGTGTTCGCCTCGTCGGCCCATGCAGCAATGCACTGGACCCCGGCACGATGCTCTGCCTGGAGATCTTCAAGTGCCTTCTTCGTCGCCTCCACCGCCTGGGGccccagtgccgcctgcgccacctGGAACCCTCGTCGTCGTCTCCCTACGGAGGCGACATcgaggccatcaaggccaagatcATCTCGCACCCACACTACTACTCGCTCCTCACTATCTACCTCGAGTGCAACAAGGTGGGGGCACCACCGGAGGTGTCGGCGAGGCTGACGGAGATAGCGCAGGAGGTGGAGGCACGACAGCGCACGACGCTCGGCGGCCTGGCCGCTGCGGCGGAGCCGGAGCTGGACCAGTTCATGGAGGCGTACCACGAGATGCTGGTGAAGTTCAGGGAGAAGCTGATGAGGCCGCTGCGGGAGGCGATGGAGTTCATGCGAAGGGTGGAGTCACAACTCAACTCGCTTTCCATCTCTGGAAGGTCGCTGCGCAACATCCTTTCATCTGAGCACTAGCGGAAGAGGGCCACCCCTACAAACATCTCgtagaggtggacgaagatggccgcctggaggatggagtggggcgtgaggtgctgaagctggagtctgaactcctccaacagcagcaagaagaaaggcgagatcggcagcgccaacccgtaGGAGAGGTAGGtgacgaagagcacgaactccccggcagcgagatcaccgaggggagtggCGTCGGCACGGATCCTTCCGGCGTGCACCGGcgcgctccatccgagcaggttgcgcaccaggtTGAGCGCCCCCTCAGACTGGAAGCGCTCGGGATGACCTAGCGAAGTCATGGCATCGGCGGTGGCTCGAGCGCAAAGCAGGAGAGCGCGAATGCAAAGGGGCGTAGAGAGCTCGGAGGCGAAAGGGCACAACAGCTGGGAGAGAATGTGAAACCGTAACTGCTacacgcggggtgaatcccttttcaaggcaGACTCTCCCGCTCACGCCCCGAGACGCCATGGAAAATCTCGCCCGATGCGCACCAAAGCAACCCAGCCTATGacgcgggggcccgggcccacaagtcatacaaCTGGTATGCTGGTCTCtgagtgcgaagaaggcgaaccgccacgcgaggAGCGAACCACCGCCCGCGGTAGCGTGCCTCTTCATCTCCACTGAAAACAATggcccagtctatgacacgggggcccgggcccacaagtcatactccttgggtgtcGGTTCCCGGGTGCAGAAAAGGTGAACCGCCGCACGCGCCGGTAGCGCGCTTCCTCGGGGCCACGACAGAAGACAGAGAGGGTGATTttttaaaccaatgcagcggaatcgaggcgcctcgcgcgtggcccggcgaaaccatcagacgtgggggccgcgggtcagtcagccgtggggatAGACATGGTAGTTGGCATGACCGAAGGCAGATTGGCGGTGATTACGTCAGCAAACGCACGGAAGCGGCGCGACAATCGCCAAtcaaactttggccccacctacaggctcatatcctcccctgaggtgggcccgggggccactgtcgataccctgaaacaggggtaccccttactacagtatgaagacgtagtacccacgcggctatctctagtcgtgtGGTGAAcaccacccgaccccaccacgtggacggctccggggccgccacgtggctagagaagacgatatactccaaggtatcaacagtgggtccggacccccatgggaaagtgccggacacctgtatatacagaccgggcctccgagtaaggtccaagACCTCCACGGG
It contains:
- the LOC118476144 gene encoding homeotic protein knotted-1-like, giving the protein MLCLEIFKCLLRRLHRLGPQCRLRHLEPSSSSPYGGDIEAIKAKIISHPHYYSLLTIYLECNKVGAPPEVSARLTEIAQEVEARQRTTLGGLAAAAEPELDQFMEAYHEMLVKFREKLMRPLREAMEFMRRVESQLNSLSISGRSLRNILSSEH